A region of Dermochelys coriacea isolate rDerCor1 chromosome 1, rDerCor1.pri.v4, whole genome shotgun sequence DNA encodes the following proteins:
- the LAG3 gene encoding lymphocyte activation gene 3 protein isoform X1: MTLAFMPLSLALMLLVTNASITSPGAAKEQRGEQRMWAKVGDPVVLPCHLSPQELQSSWKQLYEKTAVRWERHGESSHKEPHMVLEVEYSGLLKTARSMMPRASVRETSFRQGDFSLWIEPLLNDDAGHYEALVRYGKETRRCQLELGMVTVTVNPPGLLVETEPLLLLCNSSHPAKLVGMRWFHNGSLVPVSGRFRSRYGDGALSISRPTVSDSGPWRCELTYSNNEKVSATFNLQILGFAGPASPVVYAAVGSATNLPCLLNRDPSASGILGVSAHWSRLAGEDLEIRGISRNGSNGSFTLHLPEVGPGDAGQYCCAVSIHGTTITRDVTLAVMTVTPSTKGPVAEGSRLLLICSLTHPRGHELFQWRQLSSGLSNGSSFEATPRSPGVQRYYLGSTLELTHVSQEDIGTWECSVHGSEGRLGAVEYELYITGAQLSGPHPILDGQVSFGLILVLFLLLVASILALVLRNQRIFSPAFPALERVVTAPTSGNAGKDEGQEGKSLQTEC, from the exons ATGACATTGGCATTCATGCCACTGTCTCTCGCCCTCATGCTGCTGGTGACCAATG CCAGCATTACTTCCCCTGGAGCAGCaaaggagcagaggggggagcAGAGGATGTGGGCCAAAGTGGGGGACCCGGTTGTGCTCCCCTGTCACCTGAGTCctcaggagctgcagagcagctggaagcagctgtATGAGAAGACAGCCGTCCGCTGGGAGCGGCATGGGGAAAG CTCCCACAAAGAGCCCCACATGGTGCTGGAGGTGGAGTACAGTGGTCTCCTGAAAACAGCCCGATCCATGATGCCCCGAGCCTCAGTCAGGGAAACCAGCTTCCGCCAGGGGGACTTCTCCCTCTGGATTGAGCCACTACTGAACGACGATGCAGGCCATTATGAGGCACTGGTGAGATATGGCAAGGAGACTCGGCGCTGCCAGTTGGAGCTGGGCATGGTGACAG TGACTGTCAATCCCCCAGGCCTGCTGGTGGAAACGGAGCCTCTCTTGTTACTCTGTAACTCCAGTCATCCGGCTAAGCTTGTGGGGATGCGCTGGTTCCATAATGGCAGCCTGGTCCCCGTCTCTGGCAGGTTCCGTTCCCGCTATGGGGATGGGGCTCTATCCATCTCTAGGCCAACTGTGAGTGATTCAGGGCCCTGGCGCTGCGAACTCACATACTCAAATAATGAGAAAGTTTCTGCCACATTCAACCTTCAAATTCTAG GTTTTGCTGGCCCAGCCTCTCCCGTAGTCTATGCTGCAGTAGGATCTGCCACCAAccttccctgcctcctgaacCGAGACCCCAGTGCCTCCGGCATTCTAGGGGTGTCAGCCCACTGGAGCCGTCTTGCAGGAGAGGATCTGGAAATACGGGGCATCTCCAGGAATGGGAGCAATGGGAGCTTCACCCTCCATCTccctgaggtggggccaggggatgCAGGGCAATACTGCTGTGCTGTCTCTATCCATGGCACGACCATCACTAGGGACGTGACCTTGGCAGTGATGACAG tcaCCCCAAGCACCAAAGGGCCAGTCGCTGAAGGCTCTCGTCTGCTGCTTATCTGCAGCCTCACCCACCCCAGAGGGCACGAGCTCTTTCAGTGGAGGCAGCTGAGCTCAGGTCTCAGCAATGGGAGCTCATTTGAGGCCACTCCCAGGAGCCCAGGGGTCCAGCGCTACTATCTGGGTTCCACCCTGGAACTGACCCATGTGTCGCAGGAGGATATTGGCACCTGGGAGTGCAGTGTCCATGGCTCAGAAGGGAGGCTGGGAGCTGTGGAATATGAGCTGTATATTACAG GTGCCCAGCTCTCTGGTCCTCATCCCATTCTGGATGGGCAGGTCTCTTTTGGCCTTATTCttgtcctcttcctcctgcttGTGGCCTCCATCCTGGCTTTGGTCCTGCGGAACCAAAGG aTATTCTCCCCAGCCTTCCCGGCACTGGAGCGGGTGGTTACTGCCCCTACATCAGGGAATGCAGGGAAGGATGAAGGCCAGGAAGGGAAGAGCCTGCAGACAGagtgctga
- the LAG3 gene encoding lymphocyte activation gene 3 protein isoform X2 — MTLAFMPLSLALMLLVTNASITSPGAAKEQRGEQRMWAKVGDPVVLPCHLSPQELQSSWKQLYEKTAVRWERHGESSHKEPHMVLEVEYSGLLKTARSMMPRASVRETSFRQGDFSLWIEPLLNDDAGHYEALVRYGKETRRCQLELGMVTVTVNPPGLLVETEPLLLLCNSSHPAKLVGMRWFHNGSLVPVSGRFRSRYGDGALSISRPTVSDSGPWRCELTYSNNEKVSATFNLQILGFAGPASPVVYAAVGSATNLPCLLNRDPSASGILGVSAHWSRLAGEDLEIRGISRNGSNGSFTLHLPEVGPGDAGQYCCAVSIHGTTITRDVTLAVMTGAQLSGPHPILDGQVSFGLILVLFLLLVASILALVLRNQRIFSPAFPALERVVTAPTSGNAGKDEGQEGKSLQTEC, encoded by the exons ATGACATTGGCATTCATGCCACTGTCTCTCGCCCTCATGCTGCTGGTGACCAATG CCAGCATTACTTCCCCTGGAGCAGCaaaggagcagaggggggagcAGAGGATGTGGGCCAAAGTGGGGGACCCGGTTGTGCTCCCCTGTCACCTGAGTCctcaggagctgcagagcagctggaagcagctgtATGAGAAGACAGCCGTCCGCTGGGAGCGGCATGGGGAAAG CTCCCACAAAGAGCCCCACATGGTGCTGGAGGTGGAGTACAGTGGTCTCCTGAAAACAGCCCGATCCATGATGCCCCGAGCCTCAGTCAGGGAAACCAGCTTCCGCCAGGGGGACTTCTCCCTCTGGATTGAGCCACTACTGAACGACGATGCAGGCCATTATGAGGCACTGGTGAGATATGGCAAGGAGACTCGGCGCTGCCAGTTGGAGCTGGGCATGGTGACAG TGACTGTCAATCCCCCAGGCCTGCTGGTGGAAACGGAGCCTCTCTTGTTACTCTGTAACTCCAGTCATCCGGCTAAGCTTGTGGGGATGCGCTGGTTCCATAATGGCAGCCTGGTCCCCGTCTCTGGCAGGTTCCGTTCCCGCTATGGGGATGGGGCTCTATCCATCTCTAGGCCAACTGTGAGTGATTCAGGGCCCTGGCGCTGCGAACTCACATACTCAAATAATGAGAAAGTTTCTGCCACATTCAACCTTCAAATTCTAG GTTTTGCTGGCCCAGCCTCTCCCGTAGTCTATGCTGCAGTAGGATCTGCCACCAAccttccctgcctcctgaacCGAGACCCCAGTGCCTCCGGCATTCTAGGGGTGTCAGCCCACTGGAGCCGTCTTGCAGGAGAGGATCTGGAAATACGGGGCATCTCCAGGAATGGGAGCAATGGGAGCTTCACCCTCCATCTccctgaggtggggccaggggatgCAGGGCAATACTGCTGTGCTGTCTCTATCCATGGCACGACCATCACTAGGGACGTGACCTTGGCAGTGATGACAG GTGCCCAGCTCTCTGGTCCTCATCCCATTCTGGATGGGCAGGTCTCTTTTGGCCTTATTCttgtcctcttcctcctgcttGTGGCCTCCATCCTGGCTTTGGTCCTGCGGAACCAAAGG aTATTCTCCCCAGCCTTCCCGGCACTGGAGCGGGTGGTTACTGCCCCTACATCAGGGAATGCAGGGAAGGATGAAGGCCAGGAAGGGAAGAGCCTGCAGACAGagtgctga